Proteins found in one Eriocheir sinensis breed Jianghai 21 chromosome 14, ASM2467909v1, whole genome shotgun sequence genomic segment:
- the LOC126998336 gene encoding uncharacterized protein LOC126998336 isoform X1 yields the protein MAALCPVLRRLLALRAAHSPLRRHYSTLGSHLSTWHKFPSTFNTKTSASLQRVHRNGGVLGMCHKADWHYKSNFRGLTQREVIVVSLSLGTFLLYFMCLREPNDIDEYLNQPIWKRLPGIDPEQAQRMMEVDKYLGLQVDYTELEKYKQEYYAKKLEELHDEQQQRKKHQELLQKTTSHRMMLENFSQNKPSK from the exons ATGGCCGCTCTGTGCCCGGTCCTCAGACGCCTACTAGCTCTCCGCGCCGCCCACAGCCCCCTCAGGCGTCATTACAG CACCTTGGgttctcatctctccacctggcacAAGTTCCCATCTACATTTAACACCAAAACTTCAGCCTCACTGCAAAGAGTGCACAGAAATGGTGGGGTGCTCGGCATGTGCCATAAAGCAGACTGGCACTATAAGAGTAATTTCAGGGGGTTAACTCAGCGGGAAGTCATTGTGGTGTCCCTCTCTCTAGGAACTTTCCTATTGTATTTCATGTGCCTAAGGGAACCCAATGATATTGATGAGTACTTGAATCAACCCATTTGGAAGCGACTGCCAGGCATTGACCCTGAGCAGGCACAACGGATGATGGAGGTGGACAAATACCTTGGATTGCAG GTTGACTATACTGAGCTGGAGAAGTACAAGCAAGAATATTATGCAAAGAAGTTAGaggagctgcatgatgagcaacAGCAAAGAAAGAAGCATCAGGAGCTGTTGCAGAAAACCACTTCCCACAGGATGATGTTAGAAAACTTTTCTCAAAACAAACCCAGCAAGTAA
- the LOC126998336 gene encoding uncharacterized protein LOC126998336 isoform X2, whose protein sequence is MAALCPVLRRLLALRAAHSPLRRHYRLHHTQLTYTSYRLKSTKAPEEIDLDKPFKFSTSRAATWKPRDSYGSQESEDRMPWYQTYVVVASISAFLLYFCVLREENEADENLKKTLYDYIEGMEEKQLEMSLEHNIQMGKDTSAIIARLKEIRESQGKKPDPA, encoded by the exons ATGGCCGCTCTGTGCCCGGTCCTCAGACGCCTACTAGCTCTCCGCGCCGCCCACAGCCCCCTCAGGCGTCATTACAG ACTCCACCACACTCAGCTGACCTACACAAGTTACAGGCTTAAGAGCACGAAAGCCCCAGAAGAAATAGATCTAGACAAGCCATTCAAATTCTCCACCAGTCGAGCAGCCACATGGAAGCCAAGGGACTCCTATGGCAGCCAAGAGTCTGAGGATAGGATGCCATGGTACCAGACTTACGTGGTGGTTGCCAGTATATCTGCTTTCCTCCTGTACTTTTGTGTGCTACGTGAGGAGAATGAGGCCGATGAAAACCTGAAGAAGACTCTCTATGATTAcattgaaggaatggaggagaaacaaCTGGAAATGTCCCTGGAACACAATATTCAGATGGGCAAAGACACTAGTGCCATCATTGCCCGCCTCAAAGAGATTAGGGAATCCCAGGGGAAGAAACCAGACCCAGCATGA